One Setaria viridis chromosome 7, Setaria_viridis_v4.0, whole genome shotgun sequence genomic region harbors:
- the LOC117865490 gene encoding nicotinamidase 2: MRNRQREAWAARSNSRSCCPGGGCPGVSVASGSLRSPSSLALVPHSAAVGTNQPAQPTAQTPPDSLEISLIRARSQDPTFHYRRRPPPAMPPPAPTYTRYETRRRDPDPRKAALLVIDVQGHFASLAAPIMPAIASTVALCRSAGMPVVHTRHVDRDDVPRSRPLREWWPGDRIDAGTPAAELLPGAGRAEGDLVVEKSTYSAFAGTGLEEALRRAGAEEVVVCGVMTNLCCETTARDAFVRGFRVFFSADATATASRDLHEATLANMAYGFAYIVDCMRFEAALGKVAK; encoded by the coding sequence ATGCGAAACCGGCAACGGGAGGCCTGGGCCGCTCGCTCCAACTCGCGCTCCTGCTGCCCGGGTGGGGGGTGTCCGGGTGTATCTGTCGCGTCTGGAAGTCTCCGGAGTCCTAGCTCCCTCGCTCTCGTTCCCCACTCGGCGGCAGTCGGCACCAACCAACCAGCACAGCCCACAGCCCAAACCCCTCCTGATTCCCTCGAGATCTCCCTGATCCGCGCACGCAGCCAGGATCCCACCTTCCACTACCGCCGGCGTCCCCCGCCCGCCATGCCGCCTCCAGCGCCCACGTACACCAGGTACGAGACGCGCCGGCGCGACCCGGACCCCCGCAAGGCGGCTCTCCTCGTGATCGACGTGCAGGGCCACTTCGCCTCGCTCGCCGCTCCGATCATGCCGGCGATCGCCTCCACCGTCGCGCTCTGCCGCAGCGCGGGGATGCCCGTCGTGCACACCCGCCACGTCGACCGAGACGACGTCCCGCGCAGCCGCCCGCTCCGCGAGTGGTGGCCCGGGGACCGCATCGACGCCGGCACGCCGGCGGCCGAGCTGCTcccgggcgccgggcgcgccgAGGGGGACCTCGTGGTGGAGAAGAGCACGTACAGCGCCTTCGCCGGCACGGGGCTGGAGGAGGCgctgcggcgggcgggcgccgaGGAGGTGGTCGTGTGTGGCGTGATGACCAACCTGTGCTGCGAGACCACCGCGCGGGACGCGTTCGTGAGGGGGTTCCGCGTGTTCTTCTccgccgacgccaccgccaCGGCCAGCCGGGACCTGCACGAGGCCACGCTCGCCAACATGGCCTACGGCTTCGCCTACATCGTCGACTGCATGCGGTTCGAGGCGGCGCTGGGGAAGGTGGCCAAGTGA
- the LOC117863776 gene encoding probable sphingolipid transporter spinster homolog 2: MGGSPVAAQEASDDDAARVVVPVAGSHVESASNPLPAAPGSVTPVAEGDQEHSKREAPAEAAPAAAAAAAAAASVEAKKEAAPAAAAGVEAMAVTVVRDVETGLDASTSDQGGDKPSWFTPKRLLVMFCIINMLNYVDRGAIASNGVNGSRKNCSGGTCTSGSGIQGDFNLSNAEDGVLSSAFMVGLLVASLIFASLAKRHNPFRLIGVGLLVWTIATAGCGVSFDFWSITICRMLVGVGEASFISLAAPFIDDNAPVAQKTGWLAMFYMCIPTGIALGYVYGGLVGKILNWRAAFWGESILMIPFVILGFVIKPLELKGFSQNRTKEYGQMLNPEVQDQINNNGTKRVMPGGIDDLAGKVPQKLSFSRFGQSLMTEIGRFGKDMKELLQEMPFFIVVLGYISYNFVIGAYSYWGPKAGKQIYNMASADLMFGGITIVCGILGTLSGGIILDKIGATIPNAFKLLSSATFLGAIFCFGAFCFKSLYGFIFFFAIGEILVFATQAPVNFVCLHTVKPHLRPLAMAVSTVSIHIFGDVPSSPLVGLLQDKINNWRSTALILTSILFIAAVFWFIGIFVPSVDRFKEESEDAVPAAERSNLRPLLDDNEGARTSD, encoded by the exons ATGGGCGGatcacccgtcgccgcccaggaagcgagcgacgacgacgccgcccgGGTCGTGGTGCCAGTTGCGGGATCCCACGTCGAGTCCGCCTCCAACCCCCTCCCTGCTGCGCCGGGTTCGGTGACCCCTGTGGCGGAGGGCGACCAGGAGCACTCCAAGCGGGAGGCACCGGCtgaggcggcaccggcggcggcggcggcggcggcggcggcggcttcggtgGAGGCTAAGAAGGAGgcggcgccagcagcagcagcaggcgtgGAGGCCATGGCGGTCACCGTGGTGCGGGACGTCGAGACGGGCCTGGACGCGAGCACCAGCGACCAGGGCGGGGACAAGCCTTCCTGGTTCACGCCTAAGAG ATTACTTGTCATGTTCTGCATTATCAACATGCTAAACTATGTTGATCGAGGAGCAATAGCAAGTAATGGTGTCAATGGTAGCCGCAAAAATTGTTCTGGTGGCACGTGCACCTCAGGCTCAGGAATTCA GGGAGACTTTAATCTTAGTAATGCTGAAGATGGTGTGCTGTCCTCAGCATTTATGGTTGGATTGTTGGTGGCTTCACTGATATTTGCTTCCCTGGCAAAAAG ACATAATCCTTTCAGGCTTATTGGTGTTGGCTTGTTAGTATGGACTATCGCAACAGCTGGTTGTGGGGTCTCTTTTGATTTCTGGTCAATTACTATATGCCGCAT GTTAGTTGGTGTTGGTGAAGCTTCATTTATAAGTCTGGCAGCTCCATTCATAGATGACAATGCACCAGTAGCTCAG AAAACAGGATGGCTTGCTATGTTCTACATGTGCATACCAACTGGAATAGCATTAGGCTATGTTTATGGTGGACTG GTTGGGAAAATACTGAACTGGCGTGCTGCTTTCTGGGGAGAGTCAATTTTGATGATTCCTTTTGTTATTCTAGGCTTTGTGATAAAGCCACTAGAGCTGAAAG GATTTTCTCAGAACAGAACAAAAGAATACGGCCAGATGCTTAATCCTGAGGTTCAAGATCAGATAA ATAATAATGGGACAAAGCGTGTTATGCCTGGTGGAATCGATGATCTTGCAGGAAAGGTCCCACAAAAGTTATCCTT CTCCAGGTTTGGCCAGAGTCTCATGACTGAAATTGGTCGTTTCGGCAAAGATATGAAAGAACTACTACAAGAGATGCCTTTTTTCATCGTTGTCTTAG GTTACATCTCCTATAACTTTGTCATCGGTGCTTATTCCTACTGGGGCCCCAAGGCGGGCAAACAGATCTACAATATG GCGAGCGCAGATCTTATGTTTGGTGGAATAACTATAGTATGTGGAATCCTTGGAACTCTATCAGGAGGTATCATCCTTGACAAGATAGGGGCTACAATTCCTAATGCTTTCAAG CTTCTCTCTAGCGCAACATTTCTAGGGGCAATATTCTGCTTTGGTGCCTTTTGTTTCAAGAGCCTATATGGATTCATATTCTTCTTTGCAATTGGGGAGATTTTGGTTTTTGCAACTCAG GCACCAGTAAATTTTGTATGCCTTCATACTGTGAAGCCACATTTGCGGCCATTGGCAATGGCCGTATCCACTGTTTCAATCCATATATTTGGTGATGTGCCTTCTTCACCTCTTGTTGGGCTTCTTCAG GACAAAATCAATAACTGGAGGTCCACGGCTCTTATATTGACATCCATCCTTTTCATTGCAGCTGTGTTCTGGTTTATTG GCATATTCGTCCCCAGCGTGGATCGGTTCAAGGAAGAGAGCGAGGATGCTGTTCCTGCCGCCGAGAGGTCAAATCTCAGGCCACTGCTTGATGACAACGAGGGGGCACGGACATCTGACTAA